In Xenorhabdus nematophila ATCC 19061, one DNA window encodes the following:
- a CDS encoding tyrosine-type recombinase/integrase, with protein sequence MSNNEEKMGWDALLDEYFFSRMLRPATEWSYRKVVRVFIRYLGETGLPEGVTHRDVLCWRRHLLMEKNQSGYTWNNKVAHLRAIFNFGMERKLLSHPKNPFNDAAVKKEKKQKKILSKAQITGIYLRMQQYEEEERLQTAPRGGRCALYPTGYWLTVLDTFRLTGMRLNQLLHLRLRDINLDNSYIELRVEGSKNHSEWRVPMIPQLKPRLAQLVEQAKACGAKEDDPLFDLTRLRFCHHGRHVSHQYHHDREKQHLRSFFNRLSKECGFAVSPHRFRHTLATELMKAPDRNLQLVRCLLGHRSVATTMEYIDIDMEIAGKTLANELAFYLDLAV encoded by the coding sequence ATGTCAAATAATGAGGAAAAAATGGGCTGGGATGCGTTGCTGGACGAGTATTTCTTCTCACGGATGTTACGGCCGGCAACCGAATGGAGTTATCGCAAGGTAGTGCGGGTCTTTATCCGGTATCTGGGGGAAACGGGGTTGCCGGAGGGCGTGACTCACCGGGATGTCCTGTGCTGGCGGCGTCATCTGCTGATGGAAAAAAATCAGTCCGGCTATACGTGGAACAATAAGGTGGCGCACCTGCGGGCCATTTTTAATTTCGGGATGGAAAGAAAACTGTTGTCACACCCCAAAAATCCGTTTAATGACGCGGCAGTCAAAAAAGAGAAGAAACAAAAGAAAATCCTGAGTAAGGCTCAGATAACCGGGATTTACCTGCGGATGCAGCAGTATGAGGAGGAAGAACGTTTACAGACCGCCCCGCGGGGAGGACGCTGTGCCTTATACCCGACGGGGTACTGGCTGACCGTACTGGATACCTTCCGGCTGACGGGCATGCGCCTGAACCAGCTGCTGCATCTGCGGTTACGGGATATTAATCTGGACAACAGTTACATTGAGTTGCGTGTGGAAGGCAGTAAAAACCACAGTGAGTGGCGGGTGCCGATGATCCCGCAGCTGAAACCCCGGCTGGCGCAGCTGGTTGAACAGGCAAAAGCCTGTGGCGCGAAAGAGGATGATCCGCTGTTTGATTTAACCCGCCTGCGTTTTTGTCATCACGGACGCCATGTCAGTCACCAGTATCATCATGACAGAGAAAAGCAACATCTCCGTTCTTTCTTTAACCGCCTGTCTAAAGAATGTGGTTTTGCTGTCTCGCCCCACCGCTTCCGTCATACGCTGGCGACAGAGCTGATGAAAGCCCCCGACCGCAATTTGCAGCTGGTCAGGTGTCTGCTGGGACACCGCAGTGTGGCGACCACGATGGAGTATATTGATATCGATATGGAAATCGCGGGTAAAACCCTGGCGAATGAACTGGCGTTTTATCTGGATCTTGCTGTGTAA
- a CDS encoding protein-disulfide reductase DsbD: MMKRILMLFLLFSSIALAPGKASALFEQPGKSLYLPAAQAFMFDFQQKENQLTLSWDIKPGYYLYRKQFSIIPKQASLGNPVYAEGIEHEDEFFGKTEVYFQSARIDIPILSATHDASLQVTYQGCAEAGYCYPPETLTVPLQAVVASTLLNNNETAISSEIVTPEERLSSKPPLQQADSQSQEHDVPFSPLWAFLIGIGIAFTPCILPMYPLISSIILGQKRPENLTRIFWLAVSYVQGMALTYTILGLVVAAAGLQFQAALQSPYILVGLSVLFILLALSMFGLYTLQLPSSVQTRLVDWSNQQKSGSYIGVFIMGALAGLIASPCTTAPLSAILLYIAQSGNTLIGGLTLYLYALGMGLPLIAVTLFGHKLLPRSGPWMQYVKEGFGFIILALPVFLLERVLGDVWSIRLWSMLAAAFLIWAFALTLNSKNGWLRTLQIVLLALALIATRPLQDWIWGNSPTEQQKTVINFQQVNDWQELNQILAENRHKPIMLDLYADWCVACKEFEKYTFSDPQVQAQLNQFLTLQANVTDNGPKQKELLQRLNVLGLPTILFFDTQGNELSDARVNGFMNAERFNQHIQQIQQK; encoded by the coding sequence ATGATGAAACGTATTCTCATGTTGTTTCTGCTGTTCAGCAGTATCGCGCTTGCTCCTGGTAAGGCCAGCGCATTGTTTGAACAACCAGGAAAAAGTCTCTACCTGCCTGCTGCTCAGGCATTCATGTTTGATTTTCAGCAAAAAGAAAATCAACTCACTCTGAGTTGGGATATCAAACCCGGTTATTATCTTTATCGAAAACAGTTCAGTATCATCCCCAAGCAAGCATCTTTAGGCAATCCTGTCTACGCCGAAGGGATTGAACATGAAGATGAATTCTTTGGTAAAACCGAAGTTTATTTTCAATCAGCCCGTATTGATATCCCTATTCTATCTGCCACCCATGATGCCTCTCTTCAAGTCACCTATCAGGGTTGTGCGGAAGCGGGTTATTGTTATCCGCCTGAAACCCTGACCGTACCATTACAAGCGGTTGTTGCTTCGACATTGCTCAACAATAATGAAACGGCAATATCATCCGAGATAGTAACACCTGAAGAAAGGCTATCTTCGAAACCGCCGTTGCAACAAGCAGACAGCCAAAGCCAAGAACATGACGTTCCCTTTTCACCACTATGGGCGTTTTTGATAGGCATTGGTATCGCTTTTACACCTTGCATCCTGCCCATGTATCCGCTGATTTCCAGCATTATTCTGGGACAGAAACGCCCCGAAAACCTGACACGGATCTTCTGGCTTGCCGTGAGTTATGTCCAAGGGATGGCGCTCACTTATACAATCCTCGGGTTGGTCGTTGCTGCCGCTGGTTTACAATTCCAAGCTGCTCTGCAAAGCCCTTACATCCTGGTCGGGTTATCAGTCCTGTTTATTTTGCTCGCCTTATCCATGTTTGGCCTATACACATTGCAACTTCCTTCGTCCGTCCAGACCCGCTTGGTAGATTGGAGCAATCAACAAAAAAGTGGCTCTTATATTGGCGTGTTCATTATGGGTGCCCTGGCAGGGCTTATTGCATCTCCCTGTACTACAGCGCCACTCAGTGCCATCCTGCTCTATATTGCCCAAAGTGGTAATACATTAATTGGTGGCCTGACTCTGTATCTTTACGCACTTGGTATGGGCTTGCCGCTTATCGCAGTCACATTATTCGGCCATAAACTCCTGCCTCGCAGCGGCCCGTGGATGCAATATGTCAAAGAAGGCTTCGGATTTATTATTTTGGCATTGCCTGTATTCTTGCTTGAGCGGGTGCTTGGTGATGTATGGAGTATCAGATTGTGGAGTATGCTGGCGGCTGCCTTCCTTATCTGGGCTTTCGCACTGACGTTAAACAGCAAAAACGGCTGGCTGCGTACCTTGCAAATTGTGTTATTGGCACTGGCGCTTATCGCCACACGCCCTTTACAAGATTGGATATGGGGCAACTCACCAACTGAACAACAAAAAACGGTAATAAATTTCCAGCAAGTCAATGATTGGCAAGAATTAAACCAGATTTTAGCCGAAAACCGCCATAAACCCATTATGTTAGACCTATACGCCGACTGGTGCGTGGCCTGCAAAGAGTTTGAAAAATATACTTTCAGTGATCCACAAGTACAGGCACAATTGAACCAATTCCTTACGTTACAGGCGAACGTGACAGATAACGGGCCAAAACAGAAAGAATTACTGCAAAGATTGAACGTGCTGGGGCTGCCTACTATCTTGTTTTTTGATACTCAAGGCAACGAGTTAAGCGATGCAAGAGTTAATGGGTTCATGAATGCAGAACGTTTTAACCAGCATATACAGCAAATACAACAAAAATAA
- a CDS encoding anaerobic C4-dicarboxylate transporter, which translates to MLAVELIIVLLAIFLGARLGGIGIGFAGGLGVLILAAIGVKPGSIPFDVISIIMAVIAAISAMQVAGGLDYLVQQTEKLLRRNPKYITILAPIVTYFLTLFAGTGNISLATLPVIAEVAKEQGIKPCRPLSTAVVAAQIGITASPISAAVVYMASVMETQGISYIHLLMVLVPSTFFAIILMSFIISWFFDSKLSSDPIYQKRLADGLVEMRGASQIQIKPKAKLAVMLFLSGVIGVVIYAIINSPSVGLVEKPLMNTTNAILIIMLSVATLTTRICSVDTDAILNSSTFKAGMSACICILGVAWLGDTFVQANIDWIKETAGSLIHAQPWLLAVIFFFCSALLYSQAATAKALMPMALALHVSPLTALASFSAVSGLFILPTYPTLVAAVQMDDTGTTRIGRFVFNHPFFIPGTIAVILAVTFGFLFGGIIL; encoded by the coding sequence ATGCTAGCCGTAGAATTGATTATTGTTCTGCTGGCCATTTTTCTGGGGGCAAGATTAGGAGGAATAGGCATTGGTTTTGCAGGCGGTCTTGGAGTTTTAATCCTGGCTGCCATTGGTGTGAAACCAGGCAGTATTCCATTTGACGTTATCTCAATTATTATGGCCGTTATCGCTGCAATATCAGCGATGCAAGTAGCAGGAGGGCTGGATTATCTGGTCCAGCAGACAGAAAAACTACTTCGCAGGAATCCAAAATACATCACGATTCTTGCACCTATCGTCACTTATTTTCTCACTTTATTTGCCGGTACGGGGAACATTTCACTGGCAACACTGCCCGTTATTGCAGAAGTCGCCAAAGAACAAGGCATAAAACCATGCCGCCCACTCTCAACTGCTGTTGTTGCAGCCCAAATCGGGATCACTGCATCCCCTATTTCCGCGGCTGTCGTTTACATGGCCTCTGTCATGGAGACACAAGGCATCAGCTATATCCATCTATTGATGGTATTAGTGCCTTCAACGTTTTTTGCCATCATTCTTATGTCATTTATCATTTCATGGTTTTTCGACTCCAAACTGTCAAGTGACCCCATCTATCAAAAACGCCTTGCAGATGGTCTGGTTGAAATGCGGGGAGCCAGCCAGATTCAAATTAAACCTAAAGCAAAACTAGCCGTTATGCTATTCCTGTCAGGTGTCATTGGTGTTGTCATTTATGCAATTATCAATAGCCCGAGCGTTGGCTTAGTTGAAAAACCCTTGATGAATACCACCAATGCCATTCTGATCATCATGCTGAGTGTTGCTACTCTCACTACCCGCATTTGTTCCGTTGATACCGATGCGATCCTGAACTCCAGTACCTTTAAAGCAGGCATGAGCGCCTGTATCTGTATTTTAGGGGTTGCATGGCTGGGTGATACTTTCGTACAGGCGAATATTGACTGGATCAAGGAAACGGCGGGAAGTCTGATTCATGCCCAACCGTGGTTATTGGCCGTTATTTTCTTTTTCTGTTCAGCTTTGCTCTATTCACAAGCGGCTACCGCAAAAGCCCTGATGCCAATGGCATTGGCACTGCATGTCTCGCCATTAACTGCCTTGGCCTCTTTCTCAGCGGTTTCTGGTTTGTTTATACTGCCAACTTATCCAACATTGGTTGCAGCAGTACAAATGGATGATACCGGCACCACGCGAATAGGGCGTTTTGTATTCAATCATCCATTCTTTATTCCGGGTACGATTGCCGTTATCTTGGCCGTCACATTTGGTTTCTTGTTTGGTGGCATTATCCTGTAA
- the dicD gene encoding division control transcriptional repressor DicD: MQREYVLSHVLNSLEQHGLSATLETLLAPLTIDISHITSFWPDREALLYDCLRYHSQQIEIWQRQILLDEALSPEQKLFARYDTLKEKVQEQRYPGCLFIAACSAFSEAAHPIHQLAELQKQNSFDYTVELLQQLDIDDNNQVAKQMELILEGCLSKLLVKREIEDVITAKLLAQDILTIAKCRKNGALS; the protein is encoded by the coding sequence GTGCAACGTGAATATGTGCTTAGCCATGTCCTGAACTCACTGGAACAGCATGGTTTATCGGCAACATTGGAGACTCTTTTAGCGCCTCTCACTATTGATATTAGCCATATAACGAGTTTTTGGCCTGACCGAGAAGCCTTGCTCTATGATTGCTTACGCTATCACAGCCAGCAGATTGAAATTTGGCAACGTCAAATCTTGCTGGATGAAGCCTTAAGCCCTGAGCAAAAATTATTCGCGCGTTATGATACCCTCAAAGAAAAAGTACAAGAGCAGCGCTATCCGGGTTGTTTGTTTATTGCCGCCTGTAGCGCATTCTCTGAAGCAGCTCACCCAATTCACCAATTGGCAGAATTGCAAAAACAAAACTCTTTCGATTATACAGTTGAGTTACTACAACAACTCGATATAGACGATAACAACCAAGTCGCGAAACAAATGGAACTCATCCTTGAAGGGTGTCTTAGTAAGCTCTTAGTCAAAAGAGAGATTGAAGATGTGATCACTGCAAAACTACTAGCACAAGATATTTTAACCATCGCAAAATGCCGGAAAAATGGTGCGTTAAGCTAA
- a CDS encoding FxsA family protein has product MRWLPLILICLLIYIESVLFVRIASEVGVLLTLLLVILTSCLGVSLVRNQGIKNFMSMQQKIATGESPAAEAVKSVSLVISGFLLILPGFFTDFLGLLLLLSPVQKLLTAKLLPHLKFYRPNTAYGSNYHGDSGQNGQTFEGEYERRQDDASYTLDNHHTNDKKKKNEYGDNHDDKK; this is encoded by the coding sequence GTGCGTTGGCTCCCACTTATTCTGATATGCCTGCTGATTTACATTGAGTCTGTCCTGTTTGTTCGTATTGCTTCTGAAGTCGGGGTATTACTGACTTTATTACTGGTCATTCTTACGTCTTGTCTTGGTGTATCTCTTGTCCGTAATCAGGGCATCAAGAATTTTATGTCTATGCAGCAAAAGATAGCAACGGGCGAAAGCCCTGCGGCAGAAGCGGTTAAAAGTGTTTCCCTGGTTATTTCAGGGTTCTTGCTGATATTGCCGGGTTTCTTTACCGATTTTCTCGGATTGTTGTTGTTATTGTCTCCCGTACAGAAACTGTTAACAGCAAAGTTATTGCCTCATCTTAAATTTTATCGCCCGAATACGGCTTATGGTTCAAATTATCATGGTGATTCTGGTCAGAACGGGCAGACTTTTGAGGGAGAGTATGAACGTCGGCAGGATGATGCGTCTTATACACTGGATAACCATCATACGAATGATAAGAAAAAAAAGAATGAATATGGCGATAATCATGATGACAAAAAATAG
- the aspA gene encoding aspartate ammonia-lyase, with the protein MSNNIRIEEDLLGKREVPAEAYYGIHTLRAIENFYISDRTINDVPEFIRGMVMVKKAAALANKELHTIPGKVADVIVKACDEVLNTGKCMDQFPVDVFQGGAGTSLNMNTNEVLANIGLELMGYQKGEYEYLNPNDHLNRSQSTNDAYPTGFRIAVYNSLMQLIDSIELLKAGFDRKGVEFDDILKMGRTQLQDAVPMTLGQEFRAFSMLLKEEIKNISRTAELLLEVNLGATAIGTGLNTAPGYQTLVVEKLAEVTGLACIPAEDLIEATSDCGAYVMVHGALKRLAVKVSKICNDLRLLSSGPRAGLNEINLPELQAGSSIMPAKVNPVVPEVVNQVCFKVIGNDICITMAAEAGQLQLNVMEPAIGQAMFESMSILSNACRNLVEKCVDGITANKEVCESFVFNSIGIVTYLNPFIGHHNGDIVGKICAETGKSVREVVLERGLLTEAELDDIFSVENLKHPKYKAKRFDD; encoded by the coding sequence ATGTCAAACAACATTCGTATCGAAGAAGACCTGTTAGGTAAACGAGAAGTCCCTGCTGAAGCCTACTACGGTATTCACACTCTGCGTGCGATTGAAAATTTCTATATCAGTGACCGCACTATCAACGATGTCCCTGAGTTTATCCGCGGCATGGTAATGGTGAAAAAAGCTGCAGCACTGGCGAACAAAGAACTTCATACTATTCCCGGGAAAGTGGCGGATGTGATTGTCAAAGCCTGTGACGAAGTCCTGAACACAGGTAAATGTATGGATCAATTCCCTGTTGATGTTTTTCAGGGTGGTGCGGGTACCTCTCTAAACATGAATACCAATGAGGTGCTGGCAAATATCGGTCTGGAATTGATGGGATATCAAAAAGGTGAATATGAGTATCTGAACCCCAATGATCACCTGAACAGAAGTCAATCAACTAACGATGCTTATCCAACCGGTTTCCGTATTGCTGTCTATAATTCCCTGATGCAGTTGATTGACTCTATTGAGTTATTAAAAGCAGGTTTTGACAGAAAAGGCGTTGAATTCGACGACATCCTCAAAATGGGTCGTACCCAACTGCAAGATGCGGTTCCAATGACTTTGGGTCAGGAATTCCGTGCTTTCTCCATGTTGTTGAAAGAAGAGATCAAAAATATCTCCCGCACAGCAGAACTGCTGCTGGAAGTGAACCTTGGCGCGACGGCTATCGGTACAGGCCTGAACACGGCTCCGGGTTATCAAACTCTGGTTGTTGAAAAATTGGCCGAAGTAACAGGTTTGGCTTGTATCCCGGCAGAAGATTTGATCGAAGCCACTTCTGACTGCGGCGCTTACGTTATGGTTCACGGTGCGTTGAAACGTCTGGCGGTTAAGGTGTCCAAAATCTGTAACGATTTACGTCTGTTGTCTTCCGGCCCTCGTGCTGGCCTGAACGAAATCAACCTGCCAGAATTGCAGGCGGGTTCGTCTATCATGCCCGCTAAAGTTAACCCTGTTGTGCCAGAAGTGGTGAACCAAGTTTGCTTCAAGGTTATTGGTAACGATATTTGTATCACAATGGCGGCAGAAGCGGGCCAGTTGCAGCTTAACGTAATGGAACCCGCGATTGGTCAGGCGATGTTTGAATCCATGTCTATCCTGAGCAACGCATGCCGCAATCTGGTTGAAAAATGTGTCGATGGCATCACTGCGAATAAAGAAGTTTGCGAGAGCTTTGTGTTCAACTCTATCGGCATCGTCACTTATCTGAACCCATTCATCGGTCACCACAATGGTGATATCGTAGGTAAGATCTGCGCTGAAACTGGCAAAAGTGTTCGTGAAGTCGTATTAGAACGTGGTTTACTGACCGAAGCTGAATTAGATGATATTTTCTCCGTTGAGAACCTAAAACATCCAAAATATAAAGCAAAACGTTTTGATGATTAA